A region from the Drosophila bipectinata strain 14024-0381.07 chromosome 3R, DbipHiC1v2, whole genome shotgun sequence genome encodes:
- the LOC108130717 gene encoding uncharacterized protein has product MKNITFCLLVLVSATFVLTTKANAVASKELDLGSEFDWETELDELLDELDNDEDYMDVEQLGFIRSVRKVLRKALKTVRGTNCIIKEVVEILSSCTTYVDAIDDCGTAIPKDVAKIVASVKKIISICNDIIHLRSKLCAADDSSSSTAKNSCKCFWNLFKATMKLTRQINKTLKLIAKLPADTSECFVSATNNVKVSFNSFLPNINVCIDSM; this is encoded by the exons atgaaaaacatAACATTTTGTCTCCTGGTTTTGGTTTCGGCCACATTTGTGTTGACTACCAAG gcCAACGCTGTCGCCTCAAAAGAACTGGACTTGGGCAGCGAGTTTGATTGGGAAACAGAACTGGATGAACTTTTGGATGAACTGGACAACGATGAGGACTACATGGACGTGGAGCAACTGGGCTTCATTCGCAGTGTAAGAAAGGTTCTTAGAAAAGCTCTCAAAACAGTTCGTGGCACCAACTGCATCATCAAGGAGGTGGTGGAGATTCTCAGTTCCTGCACCACGTACGTGGATGCGATCGATGACTGCGGCACAGCTATTCCCAAGGATGTGGCCAAAATTGTGGCCTCCGTGAAGAAGATCATCAGCATCTGCAACGACATTATACACCTTCGATCTAAGCTATGTGCCGCAGATGACTCCTCCAGCTCTACCGCCAAAAACTCATGCAAATGCTTTTGGAACTTGTTTAAGGCCACAATGAAGTTGACCAGGCAGATTAATAAAACCCTGAAGTTGATTGCCAAATTGCCTGCCGACACCAGTGAGTGTTTTGTGAGTGCCACCAACAATGTCAAAGTGTCATTTAACTCTTTCCTTCCCAACATCAATGTCTGCATTGATtcaatgtaa
- the LOC108130428 gene encoding uncharacterized protein: protein MKAITLLLLVLVSATCLLAIQAESDPSNDVDLDYELDSKLDYELEIDQFLDEMDDEDDLMEVEDYGLIRSIIHILHRVLKTVRGSKCVFKGVADILYSCSNFVDAVESCGTEIPKDVEKIVDSVKQIIKICDDILHLRSKLCAKDKSFLHHLKNSFKCFWKLFRSTIKLTKKIHKTLKLIGKLPADTNVCFLNATSSVKVSFNSFFSNIKVCRK from the exons ATGAAAGCTATAACTCTTTTGCTTCTTGTTTTGGTTTCGGCCACTTGTTTATTGGCCATACAG GCCGAATCTGATCCATCAAATGATGTTGACTTGGACtatgagcttgactctaagcTTGATTATGAGTTGGAGATAGATCAGTTTCTGGATGAAATGGACGACGAAGATGACTTAATGGAAGTGGAGGATTATGGCTTGATTCGTTCTATTATACACATACTTCATAGGGTTTTGAAAACAGTTCGTGGCTCCAAGTGCGTTTTCAAAGGAGTTGCTGATATTCTTTATTCCTGTTCTAATTTTGTGGATGCTGTGGAATCCTGCGGAACTGAGATTCCCAAGGATGTGGAAAAAATTGTCGACTCTGTGAAGCAGATCATAAAAATCTGCGACGATATTCTTCACTTGAGATCGAAGCTTTGTGCCAAAGACAAATCCTTCCTTCATCATCTTAAAAACTCGTTCAAATGCTTCTGGAAGCTATTTAGGTCGACCATAAAATTAACCAAGAAGATCCATAAGACCCTCAAACTGATTGGAAAGTTGCCTGCTGATACAAATGTCTGTTTCTTGAATGCAACCAGCAGTGTCAAGGTGTCCTTTAACTCCTTCTTTTCCAATATTAAAGTTTgtcgaaaataa